A genome region from Meriones unguiculatus strain TT.TT164.6M chromosome 2, Bangor_MerUng_6.1, whole genome shotgun sequence includes the following:
- the Mab21l2 gene encoding protein mab-21-like 2: MIAAQAKLVYQLNKYYTERCQARKAAIAKTIREVCKVVSDVLKEVEVQEPRFISSLSEIDARYEGLEVISPTEFEVVLYLNQMGVFNFVDDGSLPGCAVLKLSDGRKRSMSLWVEFITASGYLSARKIRSRFQTLVAQAVDKCSYRDVVKMIADTSEVKLRIRERYVVQITPAFKCTGIWPRSAAQWPMPHIPWPGPNRVAEVKAEGFNLLSKECYSLTGKQSSAESDAWVLQFGEAENRLLMGGCRNKCLSVLKTLRDRHLELPGQPLNNYHMKTLLLYECEKHPRETDWDEACLGDRLNGILLQLISCLQCRRCPHYFLPNLDLFQGKPHSALESAAKQTWRLAREILTNPKSLDKL, encoded by the coding sequence ATGATCGCCGCGCAGGCCAAGCTGGTGTACCAGCTCAATAAGTATTACACCGAGCGCTGCCAGGCGCGCAAGGCCGCCATCGCCAAGACCATCCGCGAGGTGTGCAAGGTCGTGTCGGACGTGCTCAAGGAGGTGGAGGTGCAGGAGCCGCGCTTCATCAGCTCCCTCAGCGAGATCGACGCGCGCTACGAGGGCCTGGAGGTGATCTCGCCCACCGAGTTCGAGGTGGTGCTGTACCTCAACCAGATGGGCGTGTTCAACTTCGTGGACGACGGCTCGCTGCCCGGCTGCGCCGTGCTCAAGCTCAGCGACGGCCGTAAGCGCAGCATGTCGCTGTGGGTGGAGTTCATCACGGCGTCCGGCTACCTCTCGGCGCGCAAGATCCGCTCGCGCTTCCAGACGCTGGTGGCCCAGGCGGTGGACAAGTGCAGCTACCGGGACGTGGTCAAGATGATCGCCGACACCAGCGAGGTCAAGCTGCGCATCCGCGAGCGCTACGTGGTGCAGATCACGCCCGCCTTCAAGTGCACCGGCATCTGGCCGCGCAGCGCGGCGCAGTGGCCCATGCCGCACATCCCCTGGCCCGGCCCCAACCGCGTGGCCGAGGTCAAGGCCGAGGGCttcaacctgctctccaaggagtGCTACTCGCTGACGGGCAAGCAGAGCTCGGCCGAGAGCGACGCCTGGGTGCTGCAGTTCGGCGAGGCGGAGAACCGGCTGCTGATGGGCGGCTGCCGGAACAAGTGCCTGTCGGTGCTCAAGACGCTGCGGGACCGTCACCTGGAGCTGCCGGGCCAGCCGCTCAACAACTACCACATGAAGACGCTGCTGCTGTACGAGTGCGAGAAGCACCCGCGCGAGACCGACTGGGACGAGGCGTGCCTGGGCGACCGGCTCAACGGCATCCTGCTGCAGCTCATCTCCTGCCTGCAGTGCCGCCGCTGCCCGCACTACTTCCTGCCCAACCTCGACCTCTTCCAGGGCAAGCCGCACTCGGCCCTGGAGAGCGCCGCCAAGCAGACCTGGAGGCTGGCGCGCGAGATCCTCACCAACCCCAAGAGCCTGGACAAGCTGTAG